From the genome of Fusarium fujikuroi IMI 58289 draft genome, chromosome FFUJ_chr06:
TGCAGTCGGACCAAAAGATCTCGATCCGGGGCGGAGTGTCTTCACCTTCGTCATTGGCAGGATCAGGTTCAAGGCCACCCACAATGTATCGTGCGGCAACAACTGCAACATAGCATTGGGTGTTGAAGTTGTCATCTTTGGGAGACAGCGCAATAAGGGTACCAGCAGTAAGCCGGTTCGACTGTTTCCACTCAACTTTGGTGGGTGAGCGCTCTGTTGAGAAGGCAATGCGGCAAGCTGCCCCAGATCTAGCAAACAAGTAGCCTTGGACGTGTACCTTGTAGCTGTTAGTAGAGGACTTGAGGAAGGAGAAAATGTGACTGACTTGTGTATAGATGTAGAAGTTATCTCTGTCTCCCTCCATCATTCTAGGCTTGTTCCTGAAGCAGTTGATAGCTTGCCGAAGAAGCTCAGTACCCTCGAAACGATTCGTGATGTACTGGAACTCAAGGTAGGCATTCTTGGCATCACGTTCAGATAGAACTTTAATGTTTGGGGGATGGGGCAATGGGGCAGCATCGATGGACATCAGCTCGCTTGAGTGTGGAAACTCTGGAGCCAAGTGCCAAGGGACGCTGCCAGTCTTTGGCAGATTGTTCTTGTGATTGACATGCTGAGTAATGATTTCCAAAGGAGTTTGGTCTCCCGGCATCTTGGAAGCATTAGTATACGAGGAGAAAAGGTATAGCTGTCGTACTCACCTGTTGGTTTTGATCCCCCATCTTGCAAGATGAAGGTGACCTTGCTCGATGAACTCGATGAGAGGGGGAAGCACCCACAACTGGCGTTGTAAGGGAGAATATGGACAGTGTCAAGGAGATAACAGACGAGATACGGCGCAAAGGGTTGGTATGTTATCAGGAAGCTCTGAGGGCTTGGTGATAGAAGAGATGTGTGTTCTGATGAGAATGGTTGACGACGGAAAGGATGAGTACGgttaaagaagagaagaggcgAGAGGCTGAAGACTCCgagtagaagaagaaaaagaagagtgGGAGAGTGGAATAGTAAGGAGCTATTTCTTGAACCGTTTGTTGCCCAGCAACTctgaagaatgagaatgagagtagagagagaaggaagaagtaCGAGGAGATatgagagaaggaagaaggaggTGGGTAACGGGCGCAAGCTGCAGGTATGACTGAGGACTCAACTCAAGTTTTGAGTCCAATAAAaagttgaggatgaaaagTTGATGCCAGCTGCCCGCCAGGTGCCACTTGCAGATGTTGGATATTCCTCGTAGCGGGAGGTGGTTGCACGTCCCCTGGCTCCAGTTGCTTCAGAAAGGGTTCCAGTACAGTAGCGAGTAAATGGCCTTAGGGCATCCAATCAGAAATTGTGATCTGGCTCGGAGGATGTATTTGATACTGCGATGAAGCTGTTGTGGATTTTGTACTGGTTGTTTCGATGGTTGGAGTATAACTGATGAGTGTACAGAGTGTTGtgctgagcttgaggcgAGTGCTCGGGCACGGGGTTTCCTCCTTGACAGATTGGGAACAGTTGGTTTCTTTGATAGATGATTCTGACTTTGGAGAGCGACTTCTGTTATTGAACCGCGTTGTGTTGTTTCAATTCAGTGCAGGACAAACGTTGGTTGTCGACGGAAGTATGGGACACTCCAGGAGGAGTAGACAGCAGGGCACACGACGGCTGAGAACAGCGCCGGGGAAGATTATAATGGACGACCGTAAGGATCAGTATACTGAGGTCTTTTTGTTGATTGAGCGACTGATCGCTGGTGTTCTCGTAGAGTATGAGTGTCCTGCGCTCAAACGTCGTGGTTAGCACGTTGGCGCTCGACCGACAGGTTCCAGGAGTCTACCTTTCCCGCGCTTGCCCAAAGACACAAACCGTTCATCAAATGCTATGACTAGAAACCAGTCTAGTAACTTCAATTGAAAGCTGTTCCTTGTAGTTCTCGCTCGTGGGCAATGCCTCGTCTCGTACCCTCGCAGAAAGGGGTAATTCGTCGCTCGTCATAAATCACAAATCGTCTTTCGAAACCAGCTTCTAGAACCTCACATAAAGCTTCGTATCTATTTAGAGaaatgaaaagaaagaaacggaagaggagaaggagaaaacTTTAGAAAATGTAGAGTACACCCCTGGTGCTTGATCTCGGGAGCCTGCACAGGGCTACACTCAACAATCGTCATGTCCGCTGCATGTTCCCCCTCAGCGCGCCAGTGAAAGATGAAAGAATGGATGTTTTGCATCGGAATCATGGCAATTTGCATGTTTGAATCATAGACCGGGCGTGTCTTCAGGGGTGTATGTGGGATCTTGCATCGCGGTCAGGGCCGTGCCTAATCAAGGCAATGAGGGACAGACAATGTGACACATGCATGTCGTTCTATATGGGATGGACAAGATTTGACAGCAGTTAATCAGAGTTAAAGGGTTTATGTGTCATGATGGAACGACATGGGTTGTGACTTGTCGTGTATTTCGTTTGTCGCCACATCATTTGCGATTCTAGCAAAGAAAATGCATGCTGCAACGAGCGTTTGCGCAATTAGAAGCATGCATGGACAAACAGTATGCCACTGTTGCAGTTTGGGCATCAAACAGCATGCAGCAAACGCTTACACTTCATTGACCTGCATGTCAAACAACACATGcaagcctcatcatcaatcacaaGCCTCAGAGAACAAACGTATGCATGAACAGAGTTGGCGATTTTATTCTTCTCCCGGGTATTCCGTGCATCAAACCCTCTcaccaaaagcaacaacTCGACCAAAACCCATGATATCATGCAATCACTCTTTTCTCTTACACAAGTGTTGGTATACCCCATAACAAATCGCTTTGGAATCCGCGATAATGACTCTACAGACCAAAGCCCCCTTTCGCCAGAAAATGCCCGCCGCATTCCTTTGACCTTTGATCCCATTTCGCCTGGTAAGAACACCGATCAACACCCCGGGATATCTGTCGTCGTGTACGGACTCAATGTACATAAGCAGGATGTACAACTGAAAGGCCACTGAAAGCTTCTTCTATATGATCGCAAAACCTGCATGTTCtaactcaacaccatcagggAGAATCGGCCGCCCTTGCATCGGGAAAGGCCAGAAGAGGGGGTTCTCCATACTATCTCCTGTCTTCTGGACCGAAGGTGATTGTTCTCCCATGAATGGTCCTGCGCCCCATTGGCACGTAATGTCCCCCTCCCTCAGGTTgggcgagaagaagttgagacTCCCCGTTTGTGGCAAGACCAAACGGTCGTACTCTTCCGCCGTGAGCTTGTCGACGTTGTTCTCGACCTCAATGTCCCACTTTGCGGCCAAATAACGTAGTATGTTGAGAGCCTGCTCAGCGAATTGGTGGCAAGGAGCCATCTCGGTGAGGTCTGAAATGCCTTGAGTGATGGACTCGGCCACACGAGGATCCACCTTGACCGCTTTCTCCATATCCACTTCAGTCGTATCCGAGCCGACAGTTGTTGCGCCAATCGCTAGATGCATGATGGCTGATGTAAGAACAAAATATGGTACGAACGAGGGCGTTCGTCGCAAGGTATAGAGTGAAGAGTACGATCTTAGAAGGCCTTGAATGGCGTCGGCCGCCTGTGAGCAGACATCGCGAGGCGAGACCTTGGATCCAATGATTCGGAGCTTGATGAGAGGCCGGAATAAGAGTAGGATAGCGAAATGATAGTACATGCTGCTCAAGTTAGCGGCTGTGGTGAAACAAACGTGTTGGGCTTAGACTTACTGAGCGAACAGCACAGCTGGGGTGAAATTGTGCCCCAGTCGAAGGACCTCAGGTATGCGATCATACCAATTGAGGTACTGTGTGTACATGTTCAAAAGTTCTCTTGCTGTCAGGGGTTTGCCAGGGGAATGAAGAATGTACAGAGATTGGTGTACGAGCTCGCTGAGTTCGCAGAAACATTTATACACGGAACGCACGTTAGACGGTTGTTGGCATGAGCGTTGCAAGGGAGCGCCTGTCACAGTCAGCGATAGTCATAGAATAACACCAAAAGAAATTCACCGTCGTCAGTATAAGGCACCCACAGAGACGCTTCGACGTCTCCTATTATCGCGGGCTTTGGTGGTAGGTGAGGGAAGCAGGAGCATTGCGGCAATGAGCCTGTGGCGAGGGACCATGCACTGTAGTGTCTGTTAGAGTGAAATCTCACGATGAAAGGGAACACTCACTGGTCAAGCGCAAAAGCACCCCAGAAGGTTGCTGACTGCACAGCgagttcatcttcatctccttcgtCCATTATTCGGTGGAGTCCCATCTCAATGGCGAGTCGAATACTCTGCCCAGCGTAATACCAACTCTCTGAATCTCGCCCACAACTAGCCTCTCGGATCGACATTATCCCCAAAGCTTGGATAGTTGTAAGGGAATGGTGATCCGTTTCCTGGGCAAATAGTCTCAATGActccttgaagaagtggtCACCAGAAGTATAAGGGTCGTTGGGATTGGCTCGAGACATGGGCTGTGTCGAAAAGCGGCACC
Proteins encoded in this window:
- a CDS encoding related to nitrate assimilation regulatory protein nirA, which encodes MDVDNEHSDAGSQRQPSAEHTPQGATAQVGGASSQGNPTPTSVQSSNTPSTASGPATANVTHSQNSKRRRGLGVVTPNACTECRKKRAKCDGKKPCGRCRAQKDAECVYEIPVRQSKENLRTEIETLRQKQRSSDQVFAALVRPELWEEVLTRLRGGQPVETISEWLASAPRPGERSISSFPPRSEAPTMGPNPGFPGGGLGTLAAMSLGASHQQSQQSSMRPEMGQHSPWQSTFSQTESTRSDSYPDVMNWQTDMRGPPQNRDGSWAEGMNPDQISDGLPRYRGVEQILSPLNEPGLRTPASTWTVITGDNVLVQHLLALYFCWEYPTFASLSKEHFLQDFQKGRNRYCSPILVNALLALGCRFSTQPMSRANPNDPYTSGDHFFKESLRLFAQETDHHSLTTIQALGIMSIREASCGRDSESWYYAGQSIRLAIEMGLHRIMDEGDEDELAVQSATFWGAFALDHAWSLATGSLPQCSCFPHLPPKPAIIGDVEASLWVPYTDDGAPLQRSCQQPSNVRSVYKCFCELSELVHQSLYILHSPGKPLTARELLNMYTQYLNWYDRIPEVLRLGHNFTPAVLFAHMYYHFAILLLFRPLIKLRIIGSKVSPRDVCSQAADAIQGLLRSYSSLYTLRRTPSFVPYFVLTSAIMHLAIGATTVGSDTTEVDMEKAVKVDPRVAESITQGISDLTEMAPCHQFAEQALNILRYLAAKWDIEVENNVDKLTAEEYDRLVLPQTGSLNFFSPNLREGDITCQWGAGPFMGEQSPSVQKTGDSMENPLFWPFPMQGRPILPDGVELEHAGFAII